Genomic DNA from Triticum dicoccoides isolate Atlit2015 ecotype Zavitan chromosome 4B, WEW_v2.0, whole genome shotgun sequence:
ACCTCCATTTCACCATATCAACATAAGAGCTCAGCAGTTCATTTCTAGGGCTAAACCCTGCTGGTTTTCGGCAAGGGCTCACTCTGTCTTATCAGCACCACATAAGACCACAGTGAGAAAACTAGAGGGCCttacaagcagcagcagcagcagcacgcggATCAGATTTACAAACCATGCAAAACAAGAAAATACGCACGGCACAAGTGCACCCACACACACCCACGAAACGCGCAATCCACAGCTTGCAAATTTATAACTGAACCTATTTCCTTTAACTCCAGGCAACATGAACGAAGGAGGCTCGGCTCTCACCGCACCCTGCACGCCGGGACGGCAGCCGGGGCGCATTTCGGGTTTGGGATGGCCCTGTAGTGGACATTGTTCCCCGTTAGCCTACGGTGAATCCTGTAGTCAGGGACATGGATGGACTGAAAGCTTGCATCGCTGCCCTGCAACTGCAGTGGCTCAAGGGTCTCCACCACGTCGCTCATCAGCGGCCTCGCCTTGGGGTTCTGGCTCAGGCAGTAGTATGCCAGGCTGCAAGCCTTGTGAGCTGCTCTGACTGAGTACTGCCCCTCCAGCCTCGGGTCGATGATCTGGAGAAGCCTCCTCTTGTCATTCAGCTTGGGGCAGGCCCAGTCCACCAAGCTGTGCTCCCTGCTGGACCGTGACTTGTCGATGGACTTGCGCCCTGTGAGCAGCTCCAGAAGGACGACGCCAAAGCTGTAGACGTCGCTTCTAGCAGTCAAGTGGCCTGCTCATATTAGGCAGATACATGCAAACAATTCACCGTCAGATTCTGCTAATGATACTCCTATGTCGAGCAAATGATGTGTGGTTTCAGCTCATGCAGTAGAAATGGTACTTCTGTGACTGGACAAAATGGAATCGGTGTCTTCTAAGAAAATTAGTTACTCCAAAGGAAATTTACAAAATGAGGACAGTACCGGTCATCACATATTCAGGggcagcataaccatatgttcccaTCACTCTCGTCGATACATGGGTCTCATCACCTTCTGGTCCAGCTTTTGCCAGGCCAAAGTCAGACAGCTTGGCAGTATAATCCTGTGTCAATTCAAATCAAAGATAAATGTCATTATGTGAATCATATAATTATTCCTGATGGTTATGCGTAGAACTGAAAACAAACAAGGCATGCGCAAGTAATCACTCAACAGAGTCTAGCAGAATGTTCGAGGTCTTGAAATCTCTGTAGATAACAGGCCTTTCAGCATTGTGGAGGCAAGCCAACCCTTTGGCAGCTCCCAAAGCTATAGACATCCTAGTAGCCCAGGGTAAAGGGGATGCTGTCTCTGACAGAGAAGAAAAAAACAAGATATGTGGTTAGCAAAATTTCTTTCCTAACCAATACAAGTTTACTCCAACACATAAGTACAAATATAGTTGATTAGTATAGTGCATATGCCTTAACTAATCAATATATGCATATAGTTTCATTTATAAATGCACCAAAATAATGCAAACTTCCACCGTAACATGCAGAAGGAATGCATAACAACGGGTGGGGCAAAATATGATGATGCTTGTATCTCATAATGATAATATTTACAGGTCTTAGATTCAGACTCCAATTGGGAACCAGAAAGACTGCCAAGTGCCACCCAATTGGCTTACCATCCACAACCAAGCAAACCAGAATGTTTAAGTGAAGACTTGTTCAAGTTGCTAAACTATGAGGAAGTCAGAAAAGTTGGGATGATTAACATGTCAGTTTTAACAAGATTGTAGAAACTAGTACAAGTTTCCCCAACTACAAGTATTTTGGTAGAGGGAGTATATATCTCCTAAGTACAATTTCCAACAATAGTACATTCAAATAACAGACCAAATTGTACTCAGTTCAAAAACAAAAGATACCATTTACTGGATAATCTCTGGGGTGAAAATTTTAAGCCCTACAAAGTTTAGGTTGAAATGAAATTTTGCCTGAATTAATCCCGCTACTAATCATTTGCAAAATAGTACAAAGTTGATAGAAGATGCCAAGGCACCTACTTTAGATCCCGGCAGAAAGAAAGAACATGTCTAGCTATATGGCAGACAAAGAGGTGTTGCACCGACAATGCTTAGTTGAAAAGCACATAAATTTTATTGAGCATTTTATGATCAGCTTAAGGTTTTCTTATCAGTGAAGATGGCATTCAAGAAAAGAGAGGCGAGAAAATGAGTAAACATATTGTGCGAGAGAAGTTGCTAACAGTAAGAGAAGTATTACTTCGAAATAAATGATTTTCTAGACTTCCTCGAAACATGAACTCGTAGACAAGCAGCCGGTGATCATCTTCACAGCAATATCCAATCAACTTTACTAGATTTGGATGCCTTAGCTGCCCCAGGAAATTAACCTCGGTCTGACCACGAAACAGAGAATGAGTTAACAACGAAACATATTGACAACTCATTAGCAAAATGAGAACTTCAGCAAAGTACTGACTTAACAGGGTAATGACAGTATGCAAAAATAATAATTCCGAAACAAGTTTAATAGCATTATCTTAGCAGTCATTCACATTAACATACGAAGTTAAGTCTCTTTGATTGGTGATATTGCTTGTCTCAGCACACCAAGTACATAATTATGTCAATTACACGAGATAGATACTAATGACCTTTACCATCTTATCAACTTCCCACATTTTGATCATAATGGATACCCAGCATAAAGTGTTTTTACTACAATTTAAACTCACCAAGGGTTATTCAGATTAAGTAATCAAATTTTGTATATAGTCCTCAATGTGTGTTTTCATTGCAAGGATGCTTATTAGACACATGAGCATGACTGCATGAACCACAGATACATAGCATCTGCAGATTTCACAAGACTGCATGCATAACTAGGATATATCAAAGTTCTGGTATAAGTATAAAATTTATGGATGTCCATGCACACAATAAACACTATAGATCGTGGAAAATACTGAACAATTTGGTGACTCACAAGCCATTCCCTGTGTCCTTGATGTCCATCTTTGTTGAGCACCTTGACAGCAACAGGCAGCGATTTCAGGCCAACCCGGACATTCTCGTCTATATAACCCTTGTAAACAGTCCCAAAGCCTCCTTCACCAAGAACATAAGCGGCACGAAAGCTCTTTGTGATTGTTTCAAGCTCAAACAATGTGAAGGCAATCACATTGTTGTATATGGAAATGTCCTTGGTATCTTCAATCTTGCCAGGCGTTGAAGGATCACTTATGTCTGAAAAGGTCCGGTTGTGCTTCCTATCTGCAAGAGCATTCTTGGCAGAATGTTGCAGCAAGTGCAGCTGCTGAACTGAAGACATGTCATAGCAACAACAAGTGTGAGAAATAAAGACAGGTTTGCAAGGTGTTATTATACATGTATGAAAAGAAAGTTCACAAGAAATTTTAATAGACAGTATAAGTTTTACACGAGCAAGGGTAAACATGTTAGGACCAGTGGACCAGATCTACTGCAAGGTTGCAGGCAATAAACCGAAAAACAATCTTCAAATTGCTCACACGATTCAAGTAGGTACTACTAGTACAAGAGATTATGTTAATTCAACTTGCAGGATCATGATTTTATTCTGCAGAAAACCGAAGAGAGTAAACACTGGGGTGGGGGCACCCCAACTGCAGATGGCAAGGAGATGTCCCTAATGAAGCCAATCAAGCAGAATTCATGATGCGAAAAACAAGGGGATAGGATAAAAGAAAGCACAGGAGAAGGGCAGCTCAACAAGCAAATGCATCAAAGAGGAAATCACAGGTCAGCGGTCTACAAATATATAATCAGTACAGTAAAAGAAGAAACTTGAAGGAAGACCCAAGGAGATGAAGGCTTCCACCAAAAAGGATGGAACTTGAGCAAATGCATACGCTAAGACCAAAtctctgctgaagaagaagaagaagaagaagaagaagaagaagaaagacaaaaaTGTAGAGCAGATAAAAATTCATCCGAGCAGCCCCTGGAAAAAAAAGTCGAACTAAATTCGCTACCAAAATCACCAATCCGAATAACCAAGAAGGAACTTCTGGCAAATTCCGCACCGACAAAGAGATCCCATGAACTTGCATGCAATTGGAACCCACCAGCCCGAGATCCCGGCAACTACCAGCCCCCAACCGCCCTAGAAAACAGAAATCTCCAACAAACAGAAAGGCAACCGGCCAGGCAGAGGCCCGCACCTTGCGCGTGCGCGGCGACGACGGCATTCTCCTCCCGCGTGCCGCAGTTGCCcatcgcctcctcctcgcctcctcgccggcgtcttcttccTTGCGGTGTGGGTCGGTGCGCTGGTGGGAGAGGTAGCCCAGCCTCTCATTCTTGGCGGGGGCCGACAGCCGGCCTCATGCGGTCATGCCACCCGCGAATGCGCCTCCTAGTTCCCCCTCCTCCTCGAAGCAGTGAGCTGTGCGTGCGTGCGGCGTACGAGGAGAACAAGGTGCGAGGCAAAGCAGGCAAGCAAAGCCGGCAGCGCAACCGTGGGCGAGATGGAGACGGCGAGGAGTGAGTGAGGAAAGACTCTTCTTGTTGTTCTTGGCTTGGGTCGTCGTCTCCTGAGCGAGTGAGATGCGTCGTGACTCGTGAGAAAGCGCGACGCCTCCTTAAAAAGTGCAGTAGTGCTCCCTTTCACTCCACAATGCCTTTGCCACAAAGAAACCCCAGTTCTAGATTATTCGATTCTTTGAATTTCCACCAAAAGATCACGACTTTCACCAAATTTACAGTCTTAAGGTAAAACTTAATACCGACATTTTCAGTCCTAGTTTTTCGGTGATGTTATGTGACAGGCGTCAGCTGGAAAGAGGGTAGAGCGAATATATTTTTCTGACAGTTTTAGTTGCCACGTGAGATCAAACGGTGATAGTTTTAAAGAAAAAAAAAATATGTTGTTCTCAAGAAATTGTCAACCCCTGTACAATGAAAATTGTCATCTAAACGTTCGCAAATGCCACCCCTTCCAGGGGACGTTTGCTAGCTAAAAGAGTCCCTAATTTTTCATACATTATGTCTATTGTACTCCATCATTCTCTCCTTCTCGGAGAAAtaccaacgcaactcacaagtagcaggcCGGGGGCGGAGTCGTGGTCGGAGCTGTcgcggccagggacggcggaggcaggctgctctcccGATGGTAGCTGGATATTCGGGAAGATCTTGAACAGTGTTAGCCAGGAGGCACAAGATGGGCAtctagccatccggcgtagatcggacagtacaaaaagcgtgtgaccccaatttagttttCAGTCAACTGACGTGTGACCAGTCTCGCACCTTAGTGttaatctcttagggtatttcttcagatcagagatATGTGTCATTTTTAATATTGTGTGTTTTCTGCATTTTCAGCCACACCATATTCcttctcaccggagctgctccaacaagcgaagcatacaccagaagggagctatagtcaccACTCAAGAGTTCCCTGCCTCGAATGTGCctacccgacatggacagccacaacaaccgcAGTGCCATTGACAAATCAGCAGATAATGCTCACTCTTATGGAGGGCGACCAGATAGGTTGtaacctcatcttacttgtgtgcaacattaatGGCTtcattattcatctaagcatggaaaatagattatcacatgtcACTGTACATTTATGTTAATCTCTTAAGAGTCTTACTTCAGATAAGagacttgttcaggagttaacattgttccatagttatcatccaccagccaatgctatcccacagactggtgattataccacttctagtattacctatgttgttgttctttaatatttttgtgtgtcatctagttaatctcgagtacaaacaatacatattctgtagctatcATATGCACTCTctttagtttttgagacatgttgctgctagttaagtTCAGTCCTACTATTTAAGTTGCCTCCTACAGGAACTCATTACATATctcactactagttgtcttccatgcatgtaagatataattgcacacattgATATTGAATATCGAAACAAATCCACtagaagaacctcacggagcaatgtaacggccaacaaactcGACGTCAATGATATCCAATATGATGGAACAGTTAAATGTAGTTCTTCAGAAgagttgcagaaagatgatgaatcctattcaccccacaaggtccttgctctaacttggcctgtggtaTGGGTAGCACCATGCATATAATGTCTTgcagtgcatctactctgttgcaatgccatgtgcttagcctgctgaCCGTACATGTAAatgtgtcatgccttcctgtttttagtacctattccattcatgataacatgttttcaaattcaagtacggtCATTCTACTCTGTCgcgatgccatctgcttagtttggacatcatgcttctgaatatctcatgcattgttattcatcggtATCTActccatctgtctaccataccatgttttttacattgaagtgttgttctactagtccgttgcaatgccatcttagtttcaccATCATACACACGTATGTTGCCTTCCtgtttttctgtacctattccagctgtcatacagttttacattcaactaatgTTTCTTTTACTCTGTTATCCTGCCGTATCCCTACCTCttatatcatactccctccatccggattacatgtcgtagaaatggataaaaatggatgtatctagaactgaaatacgcctagacacacccatttatttccggatggagggaatacatgtcaatatgtcatgcctttctattcttcagtacctattccatctctctgccgtaacatgttttataattgaagcaccattcttctatataaggcatgcaaggggaagacaactatgttagaatctaaagggcTACAAACAAGGTCTTTACAAAAGATCGAAACgccaggagatagtaaaccaactccagtGTTCATAGATACTGGTCCAGCATATAGAAACCCAACTCCTCCAGATAATAACCAGATTccggtggccaaagaactagtccgctccagtccagcaaaaatatgtcaactcctttctaagaagcgtgtgcatatcctcgcatcatgaaattttatagcattcagatcgtattttctacatgtttcttatgcATATCAATTTTAGAAAAAATGCTTAAAAGATAGAAGACGTTCTAAACTGGGATCATGTTTGAGcaaagtatcttgcgggaattaTTTGTGCTCCAATGCtggtgtaagtacctgttgtatatcactatatttttacatcaacatgtattttgttaatcgtcgTGAATCCA
This window encodes:
- the LOC119295524 gene encoding probable serine/threonine-protein kinase PBL8 — its product is MGNCGTREENAVVAAHAQVQQLHLLQHSAKNALADRKHNRTFSDISDPSTPGKIEDTKDISIYNNVIAFTLFELETITKSFRAAYVLGEGGFGTVYKGYIDENVRVGLKSLPVAVKVLNKDGHQGHREWLTEVNFLGQLRHPNLVKLIGYCCEDDHRLLVYEFMFRGSLENHLFRKTASPLPWATRMSIALGAAKGLACLHNAERPVIYRDFKTSNILLDSDYTAKLSDFGLAKAGPEGDETHVSTRVMGTYGYAAPEYVMTGHLTARSDVYSFGVVLLELLTGRKSIDKSRSSREHSLVDWACPKLNDKRRLLQIIDPRLEGQYSVRAAHKACSLAYYCLSQNPKARPLMSDVVETLEPLQLQGSDASFQSIHVPDYRIHRRLTGNNVHYRAIPNPKCAPAAVPACRVR